cctccctagggaggcggccagggggcatccttaccagatgcccaaaccacctcaactgactcctttcgatgcaaaggagcagcggctctacaccgagctcctcacggatgactgagctcctcaccctatctcttagggagaagcccgccacccttctgaggaagcccatttcggccgcttgtactcgcgacctagttctttcggtcatgactaCCAAAATTTGTATGTAAGAAAAATAATTGGTTTTCCGATTTTGGAAAATCCCCAAACTGAGTATATTTCTTGAACTTTAAATGAAAAGTTAGCTTACCCTGTGGAGTTTAACTGTAAACAAATCATTTACGATTACATTTATACTTCTAAGATACATGTGGAATGCATTTCCTTTCCCATTAATGGTATGAAGTGTATTTTGTGATAAATGTTGATAtcgaacaatttgaaaaaatatatattgataatatttttggccatatcgcccagccctacccaGACCTtcgtttggatttaaatatgcGTGACCTCTTTTCGGTTAAATTTGGCCAATTTTAGCGTCTTCAGCAGACGTTTGACTCAGctgaaacactttcttgtgaCGCTCCACACTCCAGCTTAGAAGTTGGCGGTTATGTACCACAATCTAAATTGCCAACTGCCAATAAACATTTCAAGAAGAAAAATCTATATTTCTGACCTGTGACAGTGATATGGATCATGAAATAAGTAATTcctaaataaacagcaatggtgttgagGTCAGAGTTTTGTTACGTTCAGTCTTTTTGTCAATAGAGAACAATACCGTATTAGCCGGATAGCTAGCTGCTATCTATAGTGGCTACCTAACCTCATTACTGTTTCAACAACAGCAAGGCAATGTAGCCTCTAGATAGCTAATACTTCCTtactgatttcatgactgtgattctGTCTCCTGATCCAATCGTCTAGATGTAGAATAGGCAAAATTTTGAAAGTAACCCAAAAGTTCATCATTGATATCAAGGATTTCCATTTTCCGATAAATATGGGCTGTGTCTCCTTtcaaaggctgcatgctaggtaggacacgTCCTTTGAAGgttgcagtataccgagtgtccacCTTCAAACAAGCCTCGTTTTAACGAGAcggccttcataggacaaacggaaacggaccgtaacatggttgctatgacagcaaatttaagcaaagaattgtgggttatgaGTTCCCACGAAGGATAATCCtaatgcatcctccgaattcccatgaaagaaggtcgcaaTCGAAGGCTGCATTCAGAGTTTCCTAACCGCTTTTCTGAAACGAAACCTCGATTAAGTATGCGGCTGACacatgcgacctccggaggacacagccttccaaacgagacacagccattgatatcgttttattgcccagccctaggtCAGGGCAACAGTAATGGTGGCACCTTGTttaagcaagcaccactaatgattTGCTGTTTGCAATAGCGTGCTACTCTTAGTATTTCTGCCATACTGTATATtgatactgcagaaatagtaaggtagtatggtagtatgtatTTCGACCCTATAATCCCTTACACTTCAAAAGTACTAGAATTGTCAGTAAAGAACATTTTCTCTTGGACATGTAATAACTACATCTTTCTCCTGTTATAGGCTGGCATGTTTGCACTTGGCACGGCGAGACAGGTGACGGAAAAGAATGTGAATCTAGAACCAGTGGACACTTCAACGGTGTCTCTACAGATGGGCACCAACAAAGTGCCCTCTCAGAGAGGGCTCACTCCCATGGGTGGCGCACGTCTAGTCTATGACCGCAAATACTGTGTGAAGGctaatgaacaaaacaaaattgatttaAACAATTAATACATTGGCTCTTTGtagatgtttttgttttactgaTCTCAGATCAGCCTATATAAATTAAAcgatttaatatattaatttcaaACTATATATTTGGAGAGGCCTAACCGTTAAGCCAGACACAATCTCGAAAGATTTTGCATGATCACCAATATCAGGCTAGGCGACGTTATCAGATCTATAGCAATTCACCAAGAATGTTAATAATCTTCGTACAagcaaaagatacattttctccCTTTAAGTCGAGAAATCATAAAGCTGCTCTCTGATCAGTTTAAAGGGGAACATCTACCTTACAAGTAGATTTTATAAACGTCAAAACTAACTGGCTTAGAAAATGTATTAAGGACTAGTCATAGTTTGACTTGCATTTTTCTGTGTGCTAATAGTCTATAGTGTTCTTAAGTCCTAATTGTTAAATGCAAATTTGATGTCATTGGTCCTTAGTATGTGTCTGAAAAGGATTATGATTGAATGAAAAATGTTACAAAagcaaaaacaatacaaacaaaaatccGCACATTCCTGAATATGTGGCTTTGCAGCCTTGTAATCCATCATCTATATTCTTTAGCaagaattcacacaaaaaccGGCTTAATCATttacaatcactaaataaatatatgtttagAATATAGTCTACTAGTGTTAGTGTTAAGAAAGTGATGCAATTCAGTGGAAAGCATGAAAGCATCTGAGAGTTAATAAAGGATTCATTTGTAAAACTTGCAGCACACATGTTCCTGTGTCTGTTTGTATTGCTTATTTTCTCTATTGTCTTTAAATAATTGTGGTGTCATTTGTGCcttattatgtttaaaatgttctaGTCAATATTTCTTGGAAATTACATATAAGATTTCTTATTTGTCACTAAAACAAGTATACAGGATCATGGCCTAATAAAAAATTAGTATAACTGATATTGCATTAGCCTTTTAATACTTGCAATTATttgccttaaaggtgcactcagttatttTTATGTAATCTTGGACCTAGATTGACAGTGTGCTGATGCATCatttactgatgccattgtacaGATTCACTTTTCACATTCAGCCATGatcaatttaatccatgaattaaAGCGTCCAAttacagggtggttactgagtttaagcaagtagtattcggctagtcatgtgatcctaacatggtcGCCCGCATGACAGGACCCTCTCCGTGTACAAAACagctcactgattcttgagataaggacAAAGCAGGTTTTAAATCttagtttttaatttgtaatacTACATTTGAAATTGATctatttgtagacaaaggtctACAAACCATGTAAGGTAACACGTTTTTATAAAAAcgatttttttctgaaaattgacCTTTCTTCACTTCATAACTTAAATCTTACCATAATGTATGTCAGCTccgtcagacacactaaaaagcatgctattttaatttgatccatcAAACAAATATATAAAGTATTTTTCTAATAATGGTGATCAGTAAAGGAGTTAAGTGTTAAAATACGTTCtataaaataaatctgtttttacACTGTTCTGACAAGTTGACAAAATTGAATCTTAACCATGTGTTGTACACTAAAGACCGAAACATGCTTCACACAAGTACGCAAATGCAGACACGAGCGCATGGCCAACGCATGGTCAGTACATTACGTGCACTCTTGCGTTTGCTTGGGTGGTTACAAACCTCAGATCACAAGAGAACAATAGAATTTTTAAGCATGAAACCGGTGCTGTGTCCGAAACCAGGAACATGCTGCCTTCAGAGAAGGATACTcaggcaggatgaaaataaggtgcttttcaaactgtttggagaCCAGTTTCCATTCATTGAAAACAGCTCTCAGTTgagccattaactgattaagcTGCAaatcagctgcctacattttcggatgcagccctGATGTGGTAGATGAGTCGATAGTTTTTTAAAAACTTGAAATTGAGCTTGCGTATCAAGGTGcgtctgcgttcacgtacttgcgtagagtatgtttgggccttaagaAAGGCTGttctggggggcctgggtagctcagcagtattgacgctgactaccaaccctggattcggagtgctgagtgactccagtcaggtctcctaagcaaccaaattggcccggttgctaggaagggtagagtcacatggggtaacctccttttgGTCGTGataagtggttcttgctctcaatggggcgcatggtaaattgtgcatggatcgcggagagtagcatgagcctcaacaTGCTGTAAGTCTCCCCGGTGTCATGAACAACAAGacatgtgataaaatgtgtgacttgactgtctcagaagcggaggcaactgagacttttcctccgccacccagattgaggtgagtaaacgcaccaccatgaggacctactaagtagtgggaattgggcattccaaactggggagaaaaagggataaaattGTAAAAACATAGAAAAAAAGAAAGGCTGTTCTGCGTTCAGCGGGAGACGCGGATATAAACACGGAGACAGTGCACAACAGTGAAAGCCGCAGGACAGCACACATTGATGGAAGAATTGTAAATAAACAGGACAGAGAACACACATCTTTAATGTGTTTGTCTCTCAGGCTGGTGTATAGGAGAGAAAAAGAAATTATCACTGCACTCGTTAACAATATAACTGCGCATTCATCAGGTATCTTAAGACTAATGTGACAACAAGTATAAACTGCATtacattttcttaaacataatccAACATTGGCACATGGGCAGCAACATCAAACTAACacatagtgactccagccaggtctcctaagcaaccaaactggcccggttgctagggagggtagagtcactataatgtgtggttctcactctccaTGGGGCGCATAGTGAGTtgcgcgtggatgccgcagagaatagcgtgaagtctccacacgcactatgtctccgcggtaacatgctcaacatcaagccacgtgataaaatgcgtggatttatggtctcagacgcagaggcaactaagATGCTTCCTCTGCCACTTGGATTGAGGCcagtcactgcgccaccaccaggactttgggaattgggcattccaaattgtggagaaaagtgAGTGTGTGGGAGCACCTAACACATTAGCAGACCTCATTAACAAATCtcagaataaacataaaactaacagcagtaaaaaaataaatacaaaataaaaatacatttgtaatgccATGGTCATTTTTGGTAAGGATTGAGCACGTGCATCGATAAAGTTATGATTACGCATAATAAACGAATGTGTCTTAGCCAGGTCTTTCCTCCATCAGTTGTGCTAGCAAGTAGATGTGTTGCATCACAATTGTTCACCAGTAGGGGAGCTACTTGTACTCTCAGCCTCCAATTCATCTTCTCTGCAAAGGGAGTGAACAAACGTGTGCGTTTGTGTTCAAAGTTGTCTTCAGAGTTCGACAGACATGTTCCGACAGGTATTATAAGaagacattttaatattttgtgcaATAAAAAATGTCTCGTAACAAAATGCATACCTGGATGCATGATAAATAACAATCAATACACGTGGCCAATAAATCGCCGCACTTTACGTAACGTGACACCGAGTGTCAAAGGTGAACGAAACCCAGATAAACACGTGTACGTCTTCGGGATGTGTTTTAGAGCTTTTCATCTGGTAAAGCATCACAATATAATTAATATCTGCTAAgcatctttaaaaatgtaaaaaaaaagatctgaCAAAACttattccagatgtaaacacgcaCATCAAATATATGTATGGGTGTTGCACGTGCGCTATCAGGAAAGATATCCAGTGGTTGCAATTTAACAGTAAACAACTTCCAAACACATTGCATTCAATATTCATGTCAGTGTATAAATAGCACATGACAACATATGAAAAgcaccaaaaattttaattgttgCATTTTGGATTTTAGCATAAAAGAGATAAGAAAcctgtaataaaaatatacactactggacaaaagttttgaaacacttcactgtttctcattatcttaaaaatcttttcatctgaaggcgtatgcttaaatgtttgaacaaaaatataattgtgccaccatattaatttacttcattataaaactaaaatataataaaaaaaagtttttgaattgGATTACTTggatcaaataataaagaaaagacccaacatagatgggaactccttcaatactgtttaaaaagcatcccagggtgaaacctcaagaagttgcttgtgaaaatgtcaagagttcatgtcttcAGGTGACTACTATGAAGATTCTAAAATCTAGATGTTCAAAGTACTATCTGGGTTaagtttttaataattaaatcaaagtGCTTTGGAATATGAGTGTCTTCAGATGGACCATGACGTGTACAACTGCATTTCATATACTTTGAGGTCTATTATCTAAAGCCTATTATCATGCTACTTTACTTATGATCTCAGGTGTCATTTAAGGAGCTGATGAAAGTGTTTGGTGTTGGAGCCGTAGCACTCGTGCTGGGGGTAGAGTGGTTAGACTGGCTGATGCGTCGCCTGGGGTTCCGCAGAGTCTCTCGCCTGAAAGAGGTCTTGTTCTTCCCGTCACCCCAAACCTGCGTCGAGCACCTGTTCACACCTGCCAGAAGCTTCCCCTGGTAAAGTTCACTTTGTCCAACTGTGTCTAAtctaaatgtgtgtgttaaaGCTCGACAGAAGTTAAGCAGAATGGCTGTTTCTAATGCAACTTGGCCCTCCTCTCCCATTAAGTCTCCGCCCTTCTCTCCACCCTCAGTGCATGTCCCCTCCCCCATGGCACTGAGACATCCTTCTCCAGGCTCCTTGGACATCTCCTCTCTGCGTGTGTGTCTCTGGACCTGTGTGTGTTCTCATTTTCTCATGTGGAGCTGAGCAGGGTGGTTCTCCATCTGCACAATCGCGGAGTCACTGTACGAGTTGTTACCGATAGAGACTACATGGCCATCACTGGGACTCAGATTGGCACCCTTCGTAGGGCAGGTGTGTTATTGCAATAAACACAACTTCACAAAGTTAGGCGTAGGAacagttaaagggattgttcacccaaaaatgaaaactctatcattatttactcacctcatgccatcccagatgtgtatgactttctttcttatgcagaacacaaattaagatttttagaagaataattcagctctgttggtccaacaatgcaagtgaatagggcctgaactttgaatctccaaaaagcacataaaggcagcataaaagtaatccataagactccagtggttaaatccatgtcttcagaagcgatatgatgggtatgagtgagaaacagatcagaagATGTGCTTAAACTACAATGAAAACACTTTTACTGAGTATATTCTAAGGCTGtcaaaataacatgtttaatattcttagaaatgtaaaaacgcacatttgaatgctaaaaATGAGCATTAAAATGTTctatgtgtgccaagcactgatgatGACTTACATTCTTGGGCTAAAACAGAAGCAGTTCAACTAATAAAATAggacgcccatacagcagcttgaatggggaaaacccagttgaggcttgcgggacctctcgtactgcgaataacagggatcgagccatttgtcccaatttTTGCATCCTTGTGCaagaatttacgaatcatgtttttaagggttttattaaatcgctccaccaggccatctgtttgcAGATGGTAAATACTGGTGTGAATAGGCTTAATACCCAACAGTTCATAAAGCTTGTggagtgtccgtgacataaaagttgtgccttgatcggtgaggacactgcgtgctgagatgttgcatagAGGCACTGCTTCAGGATATCGCATTGCTTAGTCCACCGGGACTAATACAAATTGGTGTCCGCttgctgaccgctctaatggctGACGatgtccatgccaattctttcaaaggggacctcgatcagcgGAAGTAGGCGCAAttgcgcttttggggtggccggtggattcaccagctgacattcactgCATGCCGCAGACCACCTGTGAACATCACCGCCAATGCCCAGCCAATAAATACGGGCTATTAGTCAGTTCAGTGTTTTCCTCTCCCTTCAGTGATCCGccattggattataatgagccacctGGAACAACATTTCCCAGCTGCTTCGCAGTATTAAGAGCATCATGAGCATCATACGCCACTCTATACCACCGCTCCTTTATTATTGCTAAATACTGATATGAATGTGCAATGTTcggctggagttgttgaccatcaataattttcacttggtcgaaggcgtgcctGA
This genomic window from Xyrauchen texanus isolate HMW12.3.18 chromosome 11, RBS_HiC_50CHRs, whole genome shotgun sequence contains:
- the pld6 gene encoding mitochondrial cardiolipin hydrolase; this translates as MFRQVSFKELMKVFGVGAVALVLGVEWLDWLMRRLGFRRVSRLKEVLFFPSPQTCVEHLFTPARSFPCACPLPHGTETSFSRLLGHLLSACVSLDLCVFSFSHVELSRVVLHLHNRGVTVRVVTDRDYMAITGTQIGTLRRAGICVRHEMSSAVHMHHKFALVDGRKLITGSLNWTLTAVQSNKENVMVTEEPELVRPYLKEFQKLWEANDPANHKQQAAK